The Dyadobacter sandarakinus DNA window TTTCCACTTCATCTGCCCCGCCCATGTGGTTGAGCACGATGTCGCAATAAACCTGAAGGCCGGCTTCCTTACCCGCTGCTATGGCTGCAATCAGCTCTTCCTTGGTACCATACTTGGTCCGAACCGAACCTTTCTGATCAAATTCGCCCAGGTCGTACAAGTCGTAAGAGTCGTACCCTGAGGACTTATCGCCGTCCATCCCCTTGTGAGCCGGGGGTAACCACACCGTGTCAAAGCCAATGTTCTTCAACCTGGGCGCTTCGTTCCCAAAGTGCCTCCATAAGCTTCCGTCCGCAGGATAATACCATTCGAAGAACTGAAGCATTGTAAAATTTTCCATAAGATTAAATAGTGGGCTGCGGGATTAAATGCAGTAAATACCCACTTAAATAACCGTACCTGCCCTTTTTATGGAAAACTGTGGTATCACAGTTTGACTACCGGCACGCTGTACCTGCCTTCCGGCACATTTACGATTATTTGATAAATACCAGAAGGCAGCGCCTCCATATCCACGGACAGGCCGCCATTTTCAACCTTTACATGGTCGCGGGCGATGTGGGTACGTCCGCCTGCGTCCACTACCTGCACCTTTGCCGTGCGGCTTTCCGATGAAGGCAGCTGTACTTTCAGCGTACTTTGTACGGGGTTCGGGAAAAAAGTTACGGCTCCGGCTCCGGCCTCTACTTTCACAATCCGGCTGTACCTGAATCTCGCATCCCGGTCCACCTGTTTGATCCTGTAATAAGTAATGCCCGCTGCCGCCTGACCGTCGGTAAACCGATAGGTACTTGTGGTTTTTACAGTACCCGCCGCGGTCACGGTACCCAATGCTTCAAAACTGCTCGCATCCCTGCTTTTTTGTACTACAAAATAATCACTGCCGGCTTCCCCGGACGTACTCCAGTTCAGGATGTTACCTTCCGCTGTATGGGCAGCTGTAAAACTGATCCATGTCACCGGCAGCGGGCCTACCGGAGGCGCATCGGATAATCCGAAACCTGAAAAACCCGAGTCGAACGAGGCTGTGTAGGCCAGGTCGGTATCAAAGGCTGACGATACCTGCACCTCTGCGAAAGAGGAAACCGCCGTGTTGCCGGCACCAATGCTGCCTGCACTTTTGCCCATGGAAGTAATGGCCGAACCATTGAAATTGGGCAATTCCGACGTTTTGTAGTACAATGTGATTTCGTACTTCCCAGCCGGATTATTGAACTCGGGAGTCACTTTATAAGTCTTTCTCGTAATGTGATAACTTCCCACCCAGCCGGTTTCATCCTTTCCGGTACGATCAATCTCCATGATAGTACAGCCATAATCATGCGCCGACAAGTTGCGGATACGCCCGATCAGTGTCCCATCCTCAGGGTGATAAAAAACAGCCGTTTCATTGGGGCCAAGGTATTCAGATGCACCGTTCCCGGTGTTGACAGCCGTGCGTATCTGTGTAGAATTGGAGGCTGTCAGCTTCACGTCATCCACCGCCCAGTGGAAAGTAAGATTTGCCACAAAATGAAACCTGATCCTCATGCCGGCATTGGCATACGCATCCGGTATACCGATGGTACGCTTGTCGGGGGTACCAGTAAAGAGATTGCCCAGCACGCCCGAATCTTCATTGATCGTGAGCAGGTTGTGCCACTCTGTGCCATCCCAAACATCCACCATGCCGGTTTCGGGTACGCCATCTTCGTAGGGCAGCCACGTTTGTGAAAATGTGAGGACAAGGTTCTTTTTACCCTGGGTATTGATGACGGGAGATAAAAGGATTTCATCACTTACATGGTCGGGCCGGATGACGTCATTTCCGGTCACTCGGAAAAACGGTCTTCCGTCCTGATTAAGGTACTGGTCAAAAGGCGCTACCAGGAACCAGGTGTTCGGGCTGGTACCTCCATTGATCGTCCCCCATCCCTGCTGCCCGGTATCAAAACCGGAGCTGAGCAGTTCTTCCGTGTAATTGCCGGGAGTAAGGTCATCATCCACGATCGTCAGGGTAAAATTTTGCTTTGTCTCTGCTGAAAATGCATTGCCGCCATGCGCATCCAGCTTGTATGAAAGCAAAATGGTTTCCGCACCTTCCACATAGGCATCATTGTAAATACGTACGGTAATATCCCGTGACAGTGCGCCGCTCTGAAGCGTCACAACTGCTGGCGAGATGGTGTAGTCGCCGGTAACCCCGCTCCTGGCGGTACCTCCGGGTGTATCAAGCGTAACGGTGACAGGCGCAGACGGAGCCTTGTCAATCGAGATCCTGACTTTTTTCTCCACATACGGCAGGCAGCCCTGCCCCTGCGTTCCTTCGCCCTCATTCATGGTCTGGCTTTCCAATGCAAAATGTACTGCCGGGGTCACCTGGCAGGAATACACCCGTACATTGTCGACATACCAGCCGTCGTACCCGCTGCATTGGTCTGTCCCGAAATCCCAACGGAACCGGATCTTATCCCCGGCTTCAAGTCCCACAGCTGTAAGGTCCACCTGGCTTTGTCCCCAGCTTCCTGCCACAGAGCCGTCGTCTGTACCCGAAAATGCAGGTTCGCCGGCAAGCGGATTGATTCCTGCTTCACTCGTAGACCAGTAGGAAAGTACCACGTTGTTGTAGGGATTGGCAGTAAATGCGCTGGCGGGAAGTAGTTTCCAGCTGCCGCCATTGATGCTGTATTTGACATTTCCACCGTCTGCCGCGGCTTCTGTTGCTACGTAATGATCAAACACGAGATGCAGGTTACCGGCCGTTTCTTCGGGGATGGTGATGACCGGGCTGGTCAGTGTGATAACCCCTTCCTGGGACGAGCCCGAGCAGTCGCCGCCGGGATAGTCGTAGGCAAATGCGGCACTTCCGCCGTGGTTGCGCGGCGCGGCCGCCACGGACCAGTTCCTTGCTA harbors:
- a CDS encoding M4 family metallopeptidase — protein: MMKKALLVLCAVLCAWGSHAQGIAQKEIEAFAAQTGAHATTDKATGSLSYLRFPKSKPFQLPGASTAARSLGFVRDNARLFGIRPALDEFSVKDEKVDSYGKKHVALQQTYRGVPVFDGILKFHFTGNMGLSGLNGNFISGIKINPVPRLNQADAERIALGYVGGKGERPLDQPLRAHKSTLYVFQKGLVQGYRGPAYLVYEVEVRSDAGIREFLYIEAHDGRLIEQFTGNHSIHRTLYEKYISPAYLTWNEGDALPGTLDVWQRSEVETSAFIYNLMKNAFGRTSFDGLDAPMITINNSPAINCPNANWNGISANYCTGTAADDVVAHEWGHAYTEYTSGLVYGWQSGALNEGYSDIWGETVDQLNNYMDQGEQTSQQRTGCNSSTRWQLGEKTTGFGGAIRDMWDPTCFGNPGKVSDPQYWCGNGDFGGVHLNSGVINHAYALLVDGGTYNGQTITGIGLTKAAHIFWRAQAEYMTRTTDFSAQADILEAAGEDLLGETLMQLSTDDNAAEESTEKISAADLVQLSKVIQAVELRLDNPCNFQKLLADAPPLCEGANPGLAIFNEDFEHGLGDFKTSFATSSSTWVARNWSVAAAPRNHGGSAAFAYDYPGGDCSGSSQEGVITLTSPVITIPEETAGNLHLVFDHYVATEAAADGGNVKYSINGGSWKLLPASAFTANPYNNVVLSYWSTSEAGINPLAGEPAFSGTDDGSVAGSWGQSQVDLTAVGLEAGDKIRFRWDFGTDQCSGYDGWYVDNVRVYSCQVTPAVHFALESQTMNEGEGTQGQGCLPYVEKKVRISIDKAPSAPVTVTLDTPGGTARSGVTGDYTISPAVVTLQSGALSRDITVRIYNDAYVEGAETILLSYKLDAHGGNAFSAETKQNFTLTIVDDDLTPGNYTEELLSSGFDTGQQGWGTINGGTSPNTWFLVAPFDQYLNQDGRPFFRVTGNDVIRPDHVSDEILLSPVINTQGKKNLVLTFSQTWLPYEDGVPETGMVDVWDGTEWHNLLTINEDSGVLGNLFTGTPDKRTIGIPDAYANAGMRIRFHFVANLTFHWAVDDVKLTASNSTQIRTAVNTGNGASEYLGPNETAVFYHPEDGTLIGRIRNLSAHDYGCTIMEIDRTGKDETGWVGSYHITRKTYKVTPEFNNPAGKYEITLYYKTSELPNFNGSAITSMGKSAGSIGAGNTAVSSFAEVQVSSAFDTDLAYTASFDSGFSGFGLSDAPPVGPLPVTWISFTAAHTAEGNILNWSTSGEAGSDYFVVQKSRDASSFEALGTVTAAGTVKTTSTYRFTDGQAAAGITYYRIKQVDRDARFRYSRIVKVEAGAGAVTFFPNPVQSTLKVQLPSSESRTAKVQVVDAGGRTHIARDHVKVENGGLSVDMEALPSGIYQIIVNVPEGRYSVPVVKL